The Halopseudomonas sabulinigri genome window below encodes:
- a CDS encoding PACE efflux transporter, whose product MSSAALTPHKSLPERVLHALLFELIALVLFAPLIALMTSQSLARTGVLTVMLSLIAMGWNMLFSAGFEALERRLGWPRTLWVRLLHAGLFELGLLLVMVPLIAWWLHVGLLQALLLDIGLVLLFLPYTLIFNWLYDLARPRVLTRRRRASTNA is encoded by the coding sequence ATGTCTTCCGCCGCCCTCACCCCCCACAAATCACTGCCTGAACGTGTGCTGCATGCGCTGCTGTTTGAGCTGATTGCGCTAGTGCTCTTTGCGCCCCTGATCGCGCTGATGACCAGCCAAAGCCTGGCGCGCACGGGCGTGCTGACGGTAATGCTGTCGTTGATTGCGATGGGTTGGAATATGCTATTTAGCGCTGGCTTCGAGGCCCTTGAGCGCCGCCTTGGCTGGCCACGCACGCTGTGGGTACGACTGCTGCATGCCGGCCTGTTCGAGTTGGGTCTGCTGCTGGTGATGGTGCCGCTGATTGCCTGGTGGCTGCATGTTGGCTTGCTGCAGGCGCTGTTATTGGATATCGGTCTGGTGTTGCTGTTTCTGCCGTACACCTTGATATTCAACTGGCTGTACGATCTGGCCCGCCCCCGTGTGCTCACCCGTCGCCGCCGGGCGAGCACCAACGCCTGA
- a CDS encoding LysR family transcriptional regulator produces MKLSPESLEAFMQAAAQGSFSAAARRLGKSQSTVSEAVARLEIDLGVNLFDRSGKAPMLTDAGRALLPRVEDVLGASDRLQLAAGALAGGLEARLTLVMSDAYQSPDYKTRMTRLAERFPELELECVFAEHADVINLISSGRAALGLLPATGPHPPEIGSATVAERAEFAIFVAATHPLATTAQLSLDELGQWRSLRLNTLHETGARLDDVPKSRVRSWSAPNYLILLDLAVLGFGWAALPRWLVNSYAAERLVELQIPGWPRHQALEVIWSRERPLGPAGSWLRDALLNTELNAEEL; encoded by the coding sequence ATGAAGTTATCGCCAGAATCACTTGAAGCCTTTATGCAAGCCGCTGCCCAGGGCAGCTTTAGCGCCGCAGCGCGGCGCCTGGGCAAAAGCCAATCCACGGTCAGCGAAGCGGTCGCGCGGTTGGAAATCGACCTTGGCGTCAACCTGTTTGATCGCAGCGGCAAAGCACCCATGTTGACCGATGCAGGCCGCGCATTGCTGCCACGAGTAGAGGATGTGCTGGGCGCCTCTGATCGCTTGCAGTTGGCCGCTGGGGCGCTGGCAGGAGGGCTTGAAGCCAGACTCACACTGGTCATGTCCGATGCCTACCAGTCACCGGATTACAAAACCCGGATGACCCGATTGGCAGAACGTTTTCCCGAACTGGAACTGGAATGCGTATTTGCCGAACACGCTGATGTCATCAACCTGATCAGCAGCGGTCGCGCGGCCCTGGGTCTATTGCCGGCAACAGGCCCACATCCGCCCGAGATTGGCAGCGCAACCGTCGCCGAACGCGCCGAATTTGCAATTTTTGTCGCCGCCACACATCCGTTGGCCACAACCGCGCAGCTAAGCCTGGACGAGCTGGGGCAATGGCGCTCACTACGCCTCAATACTTTGCACGAAACCGGCGCACGGCTGGATGACGTACCAAAAAGCCGCGTACGCAGCTGGTCAGCGCCCAACTATCTAATACTGCTTGATCTTGCCGTACTGGGCTTCGGCTGGGCCGCCTTACCGCGTTGGCTGGTCAATAGCTACGCCGCCGAACGCCTGGTTGAACTCCAGATACCGGGTTGGCCACGTCATCAGGCGCTGGAAGTTATCTGGTCTCGCGAACGACCGTTAGGGCCGGCAGGGAGCTGGTTACGTGATGCCTTGTTGAATACAGAGTTGAATGCAGAGGAGTTGTGA
- the zigA gene encoding zinc metallochaperone GTPase ZigA, whose protein sequence is MPERLPVTVLSGFLGAGKSTLLNRILKNREGLKVAVIVNDMSEINIDGAEVQRDVSLNRAEEKLVEMSNGCICCTLREDLLEEVGRLAKEGRFDYLLIESTGISEPLPVAETFTFRDEQGQALSDIARLDTMVTVVDGVNFLTDYQRSESLASRGETLGEEDERSITDLLVEQVEFADVILISKSDLISSAAREELESILRSLNRHARILPMVMGQVPLAEVINTGRFDFDRAAQAPGWLQELRGEHVPETEEYGIASSVYRAQRPFHPQRFYNFISAGWQNGTLLRSKGLFWLASKWGEAGSWSQAGSLMRHGLAGRWWRFVDKAHWPEDAETVNEIMQHWHPESGDCRQELVFIGQQLDTAQLHRDLNACLLSDEEMQVEPAYWQQLPDPFGSWTTAEQGG, encoded by the coding sequence ATGCCTGAACGTCTTCCCGTAACCGTGCTGTCTGGCTTTCTTGGCGCCGGCAAAAGCACACTGCTCAATCGTATTCTGAAAAACCGTGAGGGCCTGAAGGTCGCGGTGATCGTGAATGACATGAGCGAGATCAACATCGACGGCGCTGAGGTGCAGCGTGATGTCAGCCTCAATCGTGCCGAAGAAAAGCTTGTAGAAATGAGCAATGGCTGCATCTGCTGCACCCTGCGCGAGGATCTGCTGGAGGAAGTAGGGCGCCTGGCAAAGGAGGGGCGCTTTGATTATCTGCTGATTGAATCAACCGGCATCTCTGAACCGCTGCCGGTAGCGGAAACCTTTACCTTTCGCGACGAACAGGGTCAGGCACTGTCTGACATTGCCAGGCTGGATACCATGGTCACCGTGGTCGATGGCGTGAACTTCCTGACCGACTACCAGCGCTCGGAGAGTCTCGCCAGCCGAGGTGAAACCCTGGGTGAAGAAGACGAACGCTCAATCACCGATCTGCTGGTGGAACAGGTTGAATTTGCCGATGTGATCCTCATCAGCAAAAGCGATCTTATCTCCAGCGCCGCGCGTGAAGAGCTGGAATCCATCCTGCGCAGCCTCAACCGCCACGCCCGCATACTGCCGATGGTGATGGGCCAGGTCCCGCTGGCTGAGGTAATCAACACCGGCCGCTTCGACTTTGATCGCGCCGCGCAGGCGCCGGGCTGGTTACAGGAGCTGCGCGGTGAACACGTGCCGGAGACTGAGGAATATGGCATTGCCTCTAGCGTATACCGCGCGCAGCGACCTTTTCACCCGCAGCGCTTTTACAACTTCATCAGCGCCGGTTGGCAAAACGGCACCTTGCTGCGCTCCAAAGGCTTGTTCTGGTTAGCCAGCAAATGGGGCGAAGCGGGCAGCTGGTCGCAGGCCGGCAGCCTGATGCGGCATGGTCTAGCCGGGCGCTGGTGGCGCTTTGTCGACAAGGCGCACTGGCCTGAGGACGCGGAGACCGTGAACGAGATAATGCAGCACTGGCACCCTGAAAGCGGTGATTGCCGCCAGGAACTGGTGTTTATCGGTCAGCAACTCGATACTGCGCAGCTACATCGGGACCTCAACGCCTGCCTGCTCAGCGACGAGGAAATGCAGGTAGAGCCCGCCTACTGGCAGCAACTGCCTGATCCCTTTGGCAGCTGGACCACGGCAGAGCAGGGCGGCTAG
- the cyoB gene encoding cytochrome o ubiquinol oxidase subunit I: MFGKLTLEAVPFHEPIIMVTLAVVALLGFGVVAALTYYRKWGYLWSEWLTSVDHKKIGVMYILVALIMLLRGFADAIMMRGQLAMAQGAEQGFLPPEHYDQIFTAHGVIMIIFMAMPFMVGLMNIAVPLQIGARDVAFPFLNSLSFWLFVAGAILVNVSLGVGEFARTGWVAYPPLAELGYSPGVGVDYYIWALQLSGLGTLLTGVNFLVTVFKMRTPGMTLMKMPIFTWACTFTNILIVASFPILTATLGLLTLDRYLDMHFFTNELGGNAMMYINLFWAWGHPEVYILILPAFGIFSEVISTFSGKKLFGYTSMVWASGAITLLGFVVWLHHFFTMGSGANVNAFFGVATMIISVPTGVKLFSWLFTMFRGRVHFTTPVLWTLGFMVTFTIGGMTGVLLAVPGADYVLHNSLFLIAHFHNTIIGGAVFGYLAGFTFWFPKAFGFKLDERLGKGAFWCWFTGFFVAFMPLYVLGFMGMTRRLNHYDNPLWQPYLIVAFCGAALIFCGILFQLAQLIVSFKNREQLRDLTGDPWGGRTLEWSTSSPPPFYNFAQLPTVHTLDAFYDMKEKGTAYQRPEHYSPIHMPKNTAAGVVIGLLGAVFGFAMIWHIWWMAGLSFLGMVATFIVRSYNQDVDYYVQPDEIERIEDRHHARFEAHGNALNSHSLAGQV; this comes from the coding sequence ATGTTCGGCAAATTAACTCTGGAGGCCGTGCCGTTTCACGAGCCTATCATCATGGTCACCCTCGCCGTGGTGGCGCTGCTTGGCTTTGGCGTGGTTGCCGCGCTCACCTACTACCGCAAATGGGGCTACCTGTGGTCTGAGTGGCTGACCTCGGTCGACCACAAGAAAATCGGCGTCATGTACATTCTGGTTGCCTTGATCATGCTACTGCGCGGCTTTGCCGACGCGATCATGATGCGCGGCCAGTTGGCCATGGCGCAGGGCGCTGAACAGGGCTTTCTGCCGCCGGAGCATTACGACCAGATCTTCACCGCGCATGGCGTGATCATGATTATCTTCATGGCCATGCCGTTTATGGTCGGTTTGATGAACATCGCCGTGCCGCTGCAAATCGGCGCGCGTGACGTGGCCTTTCCGTTCCTCAACTCACTCAGTTTCTGGCTGTTTGTCGCCGGCGCGATTCTGGTCAACGTGTCGCTGGGGGTAGGGGAGTTCGCGCGTACCGGCTGGGTGGCTTATCCGCCGCTGGCCGAGCTGGGCTACAGCCCCGGCGTGGGGGTGGATTACTACATCTGGGCCCTGCAGTTATCGGGGCTGGGAACGCTGCTCACAGGGGTCAACTTCCTGGTCACCGTGTTCAAGATGCGCACCCCCGGTATGACCCTGATGAAGATGCCGATCTTCACCTGGGCCTGTACCTTCACCAATATCTTGATTGTCGCCTCGTTCCCGATCCTGACCGCAACCCTGGGTCTGCTGACGCTGGATCGCTATCTCGACATGCATTTTTTTACCAACGAGCTTGGCGGCAACGCCATGATGTACATCAACCTGTTCTGGGCCTGGGGCCACCCCGAGGTGTACATCCTGATCCTGCCGGCGTTCGGTATCTTCTCTGAGGTTATCTCGACCTTTTCCGGCAAGAAGCTGTTCGGCTATACCTCCATGGTCTGGGCCAGCGGCGCGATTACCCTGCTGGGCTTTGTGGTCTGGTTGCATCACTTCTTTACCATGGGCTCGGGGGCCAACGTGAACGCCTTCTTCGGCGTGGCCACCATGATCATTTCGGTGCCCACCGGGGTGAAGCTATTCAGCTGGCTGTTCACCATGTTCCGTGGCCGCGTGCATTTCACCACACCGGTGCTCTGGACCCTGGGCTTCATGGTCACCTTCACCATCGGCGGTATGACCGGCGTGCTGCTGGCGGTGCCGGGTGCCGACTATGTGTTGCACAACAGCCTGTTCCTGATTGCCCACTTCCACAACACCATCATCGGCGGTGCGGTCTTCGGTTATCTGGCCGGCTTCACCTTCTGGTTCCCCAAGGCCTTCGGCTTCAAGCTCGACGAGCGGCTGGGCAAGGGCGCCTTCTGGTGCTGGTTTACCGGCTTCTTTGTCGCCTTCATGCCGCTCTATGTACTGGGATTCATGGGCATGACGCGCCGCCTGAACCATTACGACAACCCGCTGTGGCAACCCTATCTGATCGTTGCCTTCTGCGGCGCAGCATTGATCTTCTGCGGCATTCTGTTCCAGCTTGCTCAGTTGATCGTCAGCTTCAAGAATCGCGAGCAGCTGCGCGATCTGACCGGCGACCCGTGGGGCGGCCGTACGCTGGAATGGTCTACCAGCTCACCACCGCCGTTCTACAACTTTGCACAGCTGCCTACCGTGCACACACTCGATGCTTTCTACGACATGAAAGAGAAGGGCACCGCCTACCAGCGGCCTGAACATTACAGCCCCATTCACATGCCGAAAAACACCGCCGCGGGCGTGGTCATCGGCCTGCTGGGCGCGGTATTCGGCTTTGCCATGATCTGGCACATCTGGTGGATGGCCGGCCTCAGCTTCCTCGGCATGGTCGCGACCTTCATCGTGCGCAGCTACAACCAGGACGTGGACTACTACGTGCAGCCGGACGAGATCGAGCGTATCGAAGACCGTCACCACGCGCGTTTTGAAGCTCACGGTAATGCGCTCAACTCCCACTCTCTGGCAGGGCAGGTCTAA
- the cyoE gene encoding heme o synthase: MKLKRYLLITKPGIIFGNLIAVAGGYFLAAQGQIDLTLLLATVIGLSLVVASGCVMNNCIDRDIDRHMQRTQGRVLVTGQISLQAAMAHGVLLGLIGFGLLWWFTNPVATLLAAFGFIIYVGFYSLWLKRTSVYGTLVGSLSGAMPPVVGYCAVTGQFDTGAALLLLIFCLWQMPHSYAIAIFRFDDYSAAGIPVLPVKQGIKVAKQHIVWYIVAFAGAALMLALSGFAGYGYLVIALLVSIWWLLIALSGYKQEVDDRVWARKLFGFSIIAITALSLMMSIDFRVVPTQALFAAL, translated from the coding sequence GTGAAGCTCAAACGCTATCTGCTGATCACCAAGCCGGGCATCATCTTCGGCAACCTGATTGCGGTGGCCGGGGGTTATTTCCTCGCGGCGCAGGGCCAGATTGATCTGACCCTGCTGCTGGCCACGGTGATCGGGCTGTCGTTGGTAGTAGCCAGCGGCTGCGTGATGAACAACTGCATCGACCGCGATATTGACCGCCACATGCAGCGCACGCAGGGCAGGGTGCTGGTCACCGGGCAAATCTCGCTGCAGGCGGCCATGGCCCATGGCGTGCTGCTGGGGCTGATCGGTTTCGGGCTCTTGTGGTGGTTTACCAACCCGGTAGCCACCTTGCTCGCGGCCTTCGGCTTCATCATTTATGTCGGCTTCTACAGCCTGTGGCTCAAACGCACCTCGGTCTACGGCACCCTGGTAGGCAGCCTGTCTGGTGCGATGCCGCCGGTGGTGGGCTACTGCGCAGTGACCGGCCAGTTTGATACCGGCGCCGCGCTCTTGCTGCTGATTTTCTGCCTGTGGCAGATGCCGCATTCGTACGCGATTGCCATCTTCCGCTTTGACGATTACAGCGCAGCCGGCATTCCGGTGTTACCGGTAAAGCAGGGCATCAAAGTCGCCAAACAGCATATCGTCTGGTACATCGTGGCTTTTGCCGGCGCCGCGCTGATGCTGGCCCTGTCCGGTTTTGCCGGTTACGGCTACCTGGTGATTGCGCTGTTGGTGAGTATCTGGTGGTTGCTGATCGCGCTGTCCGGTTACAAGCAGGAGGTGGACGATCGGGTGTGGGCGCGCAAGCTGTTCGGCTTCTCGATCATCGCCATCACCGCGCTCAGCCTGATGATGTCGATCGACTTCCGCGTAGTGCCGACCCAGGCGCTGTTTGCGGCCCTGTAG
- a CDS encoding DUF1254 domain-containing protein, which translates to MNVKLKLLTTALLSVLFAAGCEPTEPEVETEPTDTADNTPPAAAPETLPKAEAPEAPNDTATALLTLEEARELETTLPGQSDVPVTKHNFAFASLDVAMQREVNLGATNTFYHHRKPMELDKQPAVLMNRDTLYSFAVIDASHGATISVPEGDGRYFSVHVMQHDHVTDNVYYGAGDYVIDPETVTNFLVVNIRTQVNPNDPEDIAKANAQQDQYKITFPNGYEPKPFVVIDWNEEQLKALTQEYVNLGDTRGVSKTMGARGSITQDDINVGAAAATGLLPDQHAWYSFSTYKVSKETCYSAQYSIPGMADPELGFYSMTIYGDDLYLKTEEGSSLSNHEIQSDEGGNSFTLHFGTPDTCGENAKNLLIAPTDNWTLAFRVYMPDQSVQDNQYALPDPKPVSN; encoded by the coding sequence ATGAACGTAAAACTGAAATTGCTGACCACTGCGCTGCTGTCTGTTCTGTTTGCCGCTGGCTGTGAGCCCACCGAACCGGAGGTTGAAACGGAGCCAACCGACACCGCAGACAATACTCCACCTGCTGCCGCGCCTGAGACACTCCCGAAGGCTGAGGCGCCTGAGGCGCCGAACGATACTGCTACCGCTCTACTTACCCTCGAGGAAGCCCGAGAACTAGAAACCACCCTGCCCGGCCAAAGCGACGTGCCAGTCACCAAGCACAACTTTGCATTTGCCAGCCTTGATGTTGCCATGCAGCGCGAAGTAAACCTTGGTGCCACCAATACGTTTTACCACCACCGCAAACCCATGGAACTGGACAAGCAGCCGGCGGTGCTGATGAATCGCGACACGTTGTACTCGTTTGCTGTGATTGATGCATCCCATGGTGCGACGATCAGCGTGCCCGAGGGGGACGGACGTTACTTCTCCGTTCATGTCATGCAGCATGATCACGTCACCGATAACGTCTATTACGGCGCGGGTGACTATGTAATCGACCCTGAAACGGTAACCAACTTCCTGGTCGTCAATATCCGCACCCAGGTCAATCCAAATGATCCCGAGGATATCGCCAAAGCCAATGCCCAGCAGGATCAGTACAAGATCACCTTCCCCAACGGCTACGAGCCCAAGCCCTTTGTTGTCATCGACTGGAACGAAGAGCAGCTCAAGGCCCTCACACAGGAGTACGTGAATCTGGGCGACACTCGGGGTGTGAGCAAGACCATGGGTGCGCGCGGCAGCATCACCCAGGATGACATCAACGTAGGCGCGGCTGCGGCTACCGGCCTGCTACCTGACCAACACGCCTGGTATTCCTTCAGTACCTACAAGGTCAGCAAGGAAACCTGCTATAGCGCGCAATACTCTATTCCGGGCATGGCTGATCCAGAGCTTGGTTTCTATTCAATGACTATCTACGGCGATGATCTTTACCTAAAAACCGAGGAAGGCTCGAGCCTCTCCAATCACGAGATCCAGTCTGATGAAGGCGGCAACAGCTTTACGCTGCATTTCGGCACGCCCGACACCTGCGGAGAGAACGCTAAAAACCTGCTGATCGCGCCCACCGATAACTGGACTTTGGCTTTCCGTGTTTACATGCCCGACCAATCAGTACAGGACAACCAGTATGCGTTGCCCGATCCCAAGCCTGTAAGCAACTGA
- a CDS encoding DUF1254 domain-containing protein, with product MSSPITTRSFGRTLLSTALILSLNVAADSKRFEELANLPLENNRPTAETAQTLTEELWFQRASQTYLWAMPLLNTMGMRDGFAATYSPTYNTMAIWEKRLDAKTLITTPNSDLIYGMVFVNLADTGPLVFEAPPKLQGILLDMWQRPIPHDGGKFFGDIGLPGPDGGKGGKFLILPPGYTGDVPDGHYVYRSATNNVFIFLRSFYQSLDNIQPAVDVLTQSVLYPLGKQDSAAPMRFEMASGKPHNMLPRTDAEAFKQLKYLVDTEGSNLADPDWLGMLAGLGIVQDKPFEPSADTTKILDAAAMTAYKTSRVIGLQQGTGDSDFRVYQDRQWLNPINNMEARWPDALVDLSFTTQGGFRELDARTWFFTDYYSISPGMVSMTPGKGAYYMIAFNDGAGDALDGHSNYKVELPPNIPAELFWSVTLYEAENASGLNNGQPFPSLGKLDNPEQNPDGSTTLYIGPEAPEGKESNWLATAPERGFFTILRLYAPSQPALDGSWKPGDIEKIQ from the coding sequence GTGAGTTCACCCATCACTACGCGCAGTTTCGGCAGGACGCTGCTCAGTACCGCCTTGATCCTAAGCCTTAACGTGGCGGCAGACAGCAAACGCTTCGAGGAACTGGCCAATCTCCCGCTCGAAAATAATCGTCCCACGGCCGAAACCGCTCAGACCCTGACCGAGGAACTCTGGTTCCAGCGTGCCTCGCAAACCTATCTGTGGGCGATGCCACTGCTTAACACCATGGGCATGCGCGACGGTTTTGCCGCAACGTACTCGCCAACCTACAACACCATGGCGATCTGGGAAAAACGGCTGGACGCCAAGACGCTCATCACCACGCCCAACTCGGATCTGATTTACGGCATGGTCTTTGTCAACCTGGCCGATACAGGCCCCCTGGTATTCGAAGCGCCGCCCAAACTGCAAGGCATCCTGCTCGATATGTGGCAGCGGCCAATCCCGCATGACGGTGGCAAATTCTTTGGCGACATTGGCCTGCCTGGCCCCGACGGAGGCAAAGGCGGCAAGTTTCTGATACTGCCGCCAGGTTATACCGGCGATGTGCCGGACGGTCACTACGTCTACCGCTCGGCTACCAATAACGTTTTCATCTTCCTGCGCTCCTTCTACCAGTCTCTGGATAACATCCAGCCCGCGGTCGATGTACTCACGCAGAGCGTGTTGTATCCGCTCGGCAAGCAAGACAGCGCCGCACCCATGAGATTCGAGATGGCTTCAGGCAAGCCCCACAACATGCTGCCGCGCACCGACGCTGAGGCCTTCAAACAACTCAAGTATCTGGTCGACACCGAGGGTTCCAACCTCGCCGACCCTGACTGGCTGGGGATGCTGGCCGGTCTGGGTATCGTACAGGACAAGCCGTTTGAACCGAGCGCCGACACCACCAAGATTCTGGATGCGGCGGCCATGACCGCCTACAAGACCAGTCGCGTGATTGGCCTGCAGCAAGGCACTGGCGACTCCGACTTCCGCGTCTACCAGGACCGTCAGTGGTTGAATCCGATCAACAACATGGAAGCGCGCTGGCCGGATGCACTAGTCGACCTCAGTTTCACCACCCAAGGCGGGTTCCGGGAGCTGGATGCCCGCACCTGGTTCTTTACCGACTACTATTCAATCAGCCCCGGCATGGTCTCCATGACGCCAGGCAAGGGCGCGTACTACATGATCGCGTTCAACGATGGCGCAGGCGACGCGCTGGATGGACACAGCAACTACAAGGTAGAGCTGCCCCCCAATATCCCGGCAGAGCTGTTCTGGTCGGTAACGCTGTACGAGGCCGAAAATGCGTCTGGTCTGAATAACGGCCAACCCTTCCCCTCGCTGGGAAAACTCGACAACCCTGAACAGAACCCCGATGGCAGCACAACTTTGTACATTGGACCGGAAGCGCCCGAGGGCAAGGAAAGCAATTGGCTCGCCACCGCACCGGAGCGCGGATTTTTCACGATTCTTCGGTTGTATGCACCTTCTCAGCCAGCCCTTGACGGTTCTTGGAAACCCGGCGACATCGAAAAAATCCAATAA
- a CDS encoding cytochrome o ubiquinol oxidase subunit III, which yields MSTDVMHSHAGGHDHAHDHDAGGNTVFGFWLYLMTDCVLFASVFATYAVLVNHTAGGPSGKDIFELPYVLGETFLLLISSCTYGFSMIAAHRGAKSQALGWLAATFLLGAGFIGMEINEFHHLIAEGFGPDRSAFLSSFFTLVGMHGLHVTAGLVWMLVLMAQIKTRGLTPQNNTRLMCLSLFWHFLDIVWICVFTIVYLMGVVA from the coding sequence ATGTCAACAGATGTAATGCACTCCCACGCCGGCGGTCATGACCACGCGCATGACCACGATGCCGGTGGCAACACCGTGTTCGGATTCTGGCTCTACCTGATGACCGACTGTGTGCTGTTTGCCAGCGTCTTCGCCACCTACGCGGTGCTGGTCAATCACACCGCTGGCGGCCCCAGCGGTAAGGACATTTTCGAGCTGCCCTATGTGCTGGGCGAAACCTTTCTGCTGTTGATCAGTAGCTGCACCTACGGCTTCTCGATGATCGCAGCGCACCGCGGCGCCAAAAGCCAGGCGCTGGGCTGGCTAGCGGCGACTTTCCTGCTGGGCGCCGGTTTCATCGGCATGGAAATCAACGAGTTTCATCACCTGATCGCCGAGGGCTTTGGCCCCGACCGCAGCGCCTTTCTGTCGTCCTTCTTCACCCTGGTGGGCATGCACGGCTTGCATGTAACCGCCGGCCTGGTGTGGATGCTGGTATTGATGGCGCAGATCAAGACTCGCGGTCTGACGCCGCAGAACAACACGCGGCTGATGTGCCTGAGCCTGTTCTGGCACTTTCTGGATATCGTCTGGATCTGCGTGTTTACCATTGTCTATCTGATGGGAGTAGTCGCATGA
- a CDS encoding cytochrome o ubiquinol oxidase subunit IV yields the protein MSHAHTDAGAGHGNYKSYAIGFVLSVILTVIPFGMVMSGDVSRQVALITMLVMGVVQVVVHLVCFLHMNTSSEGRWNLLAFLFTVLIIIMLVGLAIWIMVNADMLMMPWMFQ from the coding sequence ATGAGTCACGCACATACCGACGCCGGTGCCGGCCACGGCAACTACAAGTCCTACGCCATCGGCTTCGTGCTGTCGGTCATCCTCACGGTCATTCCCTTTGGCATGGTCATGAGTGGCGACGTCAGCCGGCAGGTCGCGCTGATCACCATGCTGGTGATGGGCGTGGTGCAGGTGGTGGTGCATCTGGTGTGCTTCCTGCACATGAATACCTCCTCCGAGGGTCGCTGGAATCTGCTCGCCTTCCTTTTCACCGTGCTGATCATCATCATGCTGGTGGGCCTGGCCATCTGGATCATGGTCAACGCCGACATGCTGATGATGCCCTGGATGTTCCAGTGA
- a CDS encoding alpha/beta fold hydrolase: MYRLDDISLEHWQVTGLRTRVATLGQGPVALLIHGWPECWYCWREQMVALANAGYRAVAPDMPGFGDTASLELIADYNVSRICEFMAELAQMASGDQPILLIGHDWGAINCWQFVQRHPERVSRLINMSVPLRPVADQPPIEFLREYFGDDFFYQIYFQEPGVAEGEFDADPEGILRALYCSPDTPREPPLLGRSTKEGGGWIGRLGKPTEQPSWVTDDALSYYIAAYRHSGFAGGINYYRNLDENWRQMLPWRDSQISCPVLFIVGSRDMTIQGASEERLRAMMAPRIPDLHMVMLEGKGHWIQSEATAAVNAAMLDFLAA, encoded by the coding sequence ATGTACCGCCTGGACGACATCTCGCTTGAGCACTGGCAAGTAACCGGCCTGAGAACGCGCGTTGCCACGCTTGGCCAAGGCCCGGTTGCTCTGCTCATCCATGGCTGGCCGGAATGCTGGTATTGCTGGCGAGAGCAGATGGTGGCACTGGCCAACGCGGGCTATCGTGCCGTGGCGCCGGATATGCCCGGCTTTGGCGACACCGCGTCACTTGAGCTGATTGCCGATTACAACGTGTCGCGTATTTGCGAGTTCATGGCGGAGCTGGCCCAAATGGCAAGCGGTGATCAACCGATATTGCTGATTGGCCACGACTGGGGCGCAATCAACTGCTGGCAGTTTGTGCAGCGGCACCCTGAGCGGGTATCCCGTTTGATTAACATGAGCGTGCCGCTGCGCCCCGTCGCTGACCAGCCGCCGATTGAGTTTTTGCGTGAATACTTTGGTGACGACTTTTTTTACCAGATCTACTTTCAGGAGCCGGGCGTGGCCGAGGGCGAGTTCGATGCCGACCCCGAGGGCATTCTGCGCGCGCTTTATTGCTCGCCGGACACCCCGCGCGAGCCTCCCCTGTTGGGCCGTTCTACCAAGGAAGGCGGTGGCTGGATTGGCCGCTTGGGTAAACCGACCGAGCAGCCAAGCTGGGTGACGGATGACGCCCTGAGCTACTACATCGCGGCCTATCGCCACAGCGGCTTTGCCGGTGGCATCAATTATTACCGCAACCTGGATGAAAACTGGCGACAGATGCTGCCCTGGCGCGATAGCCAGATCAGTTGCCCGGTACTGTTCATCGTCGGCAGCCGCGATATGACCATTCAGGGCGCCAGTGAAGAGCGGCTCCGGGCGATGATGGCCCCGCGCATTCCTGATCTGCACATGGTCATGCTGGAGGGCAAGGGGCACTGGATTCAAAGCGAGGCGACTGCAGCGGTAAACGCCGCCATGCTGGATTTTCTGGCTGCCTGA